The following are encoded together in the Streptomyces sp. NBC_01465 genome:
- a CDS encoding M14 family zinc carboxypeptidase, whose product MRTPWYPTIDELELQARALVAAHPETLGLRTVGESRAGSPLWLLSAGRGERHVLTVSGAHANEPVGGASALRLAGELARAPELLELLDCTWHMLLCLDPDGARLAQGWAPGEADPSLEGYHRHFYRPAFVCQPESLPAQGDGRDPLPESSALVRLLDELRPTVQFSLHGIEFGGAFLQLTRPVPGAAHDFRETAGRLGVPLEHRPYDSVDWDEDGPGVLVLPGARTRGERDASGFVSEMTWTYPLRHGTVTAIVETPSWGLTSVSDGRPAADPGKELARARELLLRRTGQLTDALGAGDTAVPEGLIPIRTAAQELIDVAPSIVGTWDSYAEDPYAQGGLRTVEGHFASLALAARRIPLRAAAMMRRALEVTEPATADALTGLVRAWCRELEETYDPRWVPVAAQTELHVRTMLDLAGKLLVDDGDQAPVTACGPRTGSSRTPRP is encoded by the coding sequence GTGCGGACACCGTGGTATCCGACGATCGACGAGCTGGAACTGCAGGCCCGCGCGCTGGTCGCCGCGCACCCGGAAACCCTGGGACTGCGCACCGTGGGCGAGAGCAGGGCGGGGTCTCCGCTCTGGCTGCTGTCGGCCGGGCGGGGGGAGCGCCATGTGCTCACCGTGTCCGGCGCGCACGCGAACGAACCGGTGGGCGGGGCCTCCGCGCTGCGGCTCGCCGGTGAGTTGGCCCGCGCGCCCGAGCTTCTCGAACTGCTCGACTGCACATGGCACATGCTGCTCTGCCTCGACCCGGACGGCGCGCGTCTGGCGCAGGGGTGGGCGCCGGGGGAGGCGGATCCTTCTTTGGAGGGCTACCACCGGCACTTCTACCGGCCCGCGTTCGTCTGTCAGCCGGAGTCGTTGCCCGCGCAGGGCGACGGCCGGGACCCGCTCCCCGAGTCGTCGGCGCTCGTACGGCTCCTCGACGAACTGCGGCCGACGGTGCAGTTCTCGTTGCACGGCATCGAGTTCGGCGGCGCTTTCCTGCAGTTGACGCGGCCGGTGCCCGGTGCTGCTCATGACTTCAGGGAGACGGCGGGGCGCTTGGGCGTCCCGCTGGAGCACCGGCCCTACGACTCCGTCGACTGGGACGAGGACGGGCCGGGTGTGCTGGTGCTGCCCGGTGCGCGCACACGTGGTGAACGCGATGCCAGCGGGTTCGTCTCCGAGATGACCTGGACGTACCCACTGAGGCACGGCACGGTCACCGCCATCGTCGAGACACCCTCCTGGGGCCTGACCTCGGTGAGTGACGGGCGTCCCGCAGCCGACCCGGGCAAAGAGCTGGCAAGGGCGCGTGAGCTGTTGCTGCGCAGGACAGGGCAGTTGACGGACGCACTCGGCGCGGGTGACACCGCTGTGCCCGAGGGGCTGATTCCGATCCGTACCGCGGCTCAGGAGCTCATCGACGTCGCTCCCTCGATCGTCGGCACCTGGGATTCGTACGCGGAGGATCCGTACGCACAGGGCGGGTTGCGCACCGTCGAGGGCCATTTCGCTTCACTTGCTCTCGCAGCCCGCCGTATCCCTCTGCGCGCGGCAGCCATGATGCGCAGGGCTCTGGAAGTCACCGAACCCGCCACCGCCGACGCACTCACCGGCCTGGTGCGCGCATGGTGCCGGGAGCTCGAGGAGACGTACGACCCCCGCTGGGTCCCGGTCGCCGCGCAGACGGAGCTCCATGTGCGAACCATGCTGGACCTGGCCGGGAAGCTGCTCGTCGACGACGGCGACCAGGCCCCCGTTACGGCCTGCGGACCTCGAACTGGAAGCAGCCGTACTCCACGGCCCTGA
- a CDS encoding HesA/MoeB/ThiF family protein, which produces MAKNVGSLRRPRIKPEHRAYRTVDGHVRIGSVIHGIGSEILDEQGWVWSLVQNLDGSRTPQAVASEVLRCHPALENEDVLQAMADLWEAGFLDDAAPPPPDLSTREQTRYSRGVPLLRWMDLSPRESPWDAQLALRQAKVLLIGTGGTGGSAAQALVASGVGLMHCVDPDTVELSNLNRQLLYRERHIGEPKVRIAVEDLRALNSDVVVTGEQCTVGSPADFSALLPGYDVMLLAADRPTDIRRWANRACLDAGVPWAVAGYRGPLVTVGVHVPGRGGCWECLRTGEVERRDLRLGPDQDESAASPRMPWNPANAVTAGLSGSLLAHAAVALLTGIPRMEPGVRYGINLMTPGEPVLDRFPRRPDCPACGDDRRGGDRP; this is translated from the coding sequence GTGGCCAAAAACGTGGGGTCCCTGCGGCGACCCCGCATCAAGCCGGAGCACCGGGCCTACCGGACCGTCGACGGCCATGTCCGCATCGGGAGCGTGATCCACGGCATCGGCTCGGAGATCCTGGACGAGCAGGGCTGGGTCTGGTCCCTGGTGCAGAACCTGGACGGATCCCGCACCCCGCAGGCAGTCGCGTCAGAGGTGCTGCGCTGTCATCCCGCACTGGAGAACGAGGACGTCCTGCAGGCCATGGCCGACCTGTGGGAAGCCGGCTTCCTGGACGACGCCGCGCCTCCCCCGCCCGACCTGTCCACGCGCGAACAGACCCGCTACAGCCGCGGCGTACCTCTGCTGCGGTGGATGGATCTCAGCCCGCGGGAGAGCCCCTGGGATGCCCAACTCGCCCTGCGTCAAGCGAAGGTCCTGCTCATCGGCACCGGCGGCACGGGCGGTTCCGCCGCCCAGGCGCTCGTCGCGTCCGGGGTGGGCCTGATGCACTGCGTGGACCCCGACACGGTCGAGCTGTCCAACCTCAATCGCCAGCTCCTCTACCGGGAGCGCCACATCGGCGAACCCAAGGTCCGGATCGCGGTGGAGGACCTACGGGCGCTCAACTCGGACGTGGTCGTCACCGGCGAGCAGTGCACTGTGGGAAGCCCCGCCGATTTCTCCGCTCTGCTCCCCGGTTACGACGTGATGTTGCTCGCCGCCGACCGGCCGACGGACATCCGGCGCTGGGCCAACCGCGCCTGCCTGGACGCCGGAGTCCCCTGGGCCGTCGCCGGATACCGCGGCCCCCTGGTCACGGTGGGCGTCCACGTACCCGGCCGGGGCGGCTGCTGGGAGTGCCTGCGCACCGGGGAGGTGGAGCGGCGCGATCTGCGGCTCGGGCCGGATCAGGACGAGTCCGCCGCCTCGCCCCGTATGCCTTGGAATCCTGCGAACGCCGTGACGGCCGGACTTTCGGGAAGCCTCCTCGCCCATGCCGCCGTCGCCCTGCTCACCGGCATCCCGCGCATGGAGCCCGGGGTGCGGTACGGAATCAATCTCATGACCCCCGGCGAACCGGTCCTGGACCGTTTCCCGCGTAGGCCCGACTGCCCCGCGTGCGGCGACGACCGGCGCGGAGGCGACCGCCCGTGA
- the alc gene encoding allantoicase has product MTTQQENQPENPHANDAAPYGGGDPYADYRPFEHPFTELVDLADRRLGAGVVAANDEFFAERENLLVREPAVFDPEHFGHKGKIMDGWETRRRRGTETDPFPAPEDHDWALIRLGAPGVIKGIVVDTAHFRGNYPQRVSIQAASVEGTPSPEQLLADDVKWEELIPPTPVRGHAANGFEITSTRRWTHLRLNQHPDGGIARLRVHGEVVPDPEWLDLLGTIDLVSVLNGGAYEDASDRFYSSPTQIILPGTSRKMDDGWENRRRRVRGTNDWVRFRLAAQGAIRAVEIDTAYLKGNSAGWIALSGRNGETGEWFEIIPRTKLQPDTLHRFPLAALAVATHVRLDTFPDGGVARMRLHGELTEAGREDLRARHRQG; this is encoded by the coding sequence ATGACGACGCAGCAGGAGAACCAGCCCGAGAACCCGCACGCCAACGACGCAGCCCCCTACGGCGGAGGCGACCCGTACGCCGACTACCGCCCCTTCGAGCACCCCTTCACGGAGCTGGTCGACCTGGCCGACCGGCGCCTGGGTGCGGGTGTGGTCGCCGCGAACGACGAGTTCTTCGCCGAGCGCGAGAACCTGCTGGTCCGCGAGCCGGCGGTCTTCGACCCCGAGCACTTCGGCCACAAGGGCAAGATCATGGACGGCTGGGAGACCCGCCGCCGCCGGGGCACGGAGACCGACCCGTTCCCGGCCCCGGAGGACCACGACTGGGCGCTGATCCGTCTCGGCGCCCCCGGCGTGATCAAGGGAATCGTCGTCGACACGGCCCACTTCCGCGGCAACTACCCGCAGCGGGTGTCGATCCAGGCGGCGTCGGTCGAGGGCACCCCGAGCCCGGAGCAGCTGCTCGCCGACGACGTGAAGTGGGAGGAGCTGATCCCGCCGACGCCCGTACGCGGCCACGCCGCCAACGGCTTCGAGATCACCTCCACCCGCCGCTGGACCCACCTGCGCCTCAACCAGCACCCCGACGGCGGCATAGCCCGCCTCCGCGTCCACGGCGAGGTCGTCCCGGACCCGGAGTGGCTGGACCTGCTGGGCACGATCGACCTGGTCTCGGTCCTCAACGGAGGCGCGTACGAGGACGCCTCGGACCGCTTCTACTCCTCCCCGACGCAGATCATCCTGCCCGGCACCTCGCGCAAGATGGACGACGGCTGGGAGAATCGCAGGCGCCGGGTCCGCGGCACGAACGACTGGGTCCGCTTCCGCCTGGCGGCCCAGGGCGCGATCCGCGCGGTGGAGATCGACACGGCCTACCTCAAGGGCAACTCGGCGGGCTGGATCGCACTGAGCGGCCGCAACGGCGAGACGGGCGAATGGTTCGAGATCATCCCCCGCACCAAGCTCCAGCCCGACACCCTGCACCGCTTCCCCCTCGCAGCCCTGGCCGTCGCCACCCACGTACGCCTCGACACGTTCCCCGACGGGGGAGTGGCCCGGATGCGCCTGCACGGCGAGCTGACGGAGGCGGGCCGCGAGGACCTGCGGGCCAGGCACCGCCAGGGCTGA
- a CDS encoding LysR family transcriptional regulator — MTDWDIKKLHILRTLNERGTVTATAEALLMTPSAVSQQLSNLAKQLGVPLLEAHGRRVRLTDAAHLVLRHAEAVFAQLERADAELSGYLQGEAGEVRVGAFSTAVPALVVPAVRALRASHPALEVRVREAEAAESYALLSAGDVDLAISLAAHAPTARDARFTRVTLLADPLDVALPAAHPLAATPGLRLADLADEPWIFGGSGPWSEITRTACEAAGFVPEQAHSAAGWTAILAMVEAGMGVALVPRMAAAERRAGVVTRVLSADQPRRHVIAAVRRGSEEGTAVARVLTALQNVQ; from the coding sequence ATGACCGACTGGGACATCAAGAAGCTGCACATCCTGCGGACCCTGAACGAACGGGGCACCGTGACCGCGACGGCCGAGGCGCTGCTCATGACGCCCTCGGCCGTCTCGCAGCAGCTCTCCAACCTGGCAAAACAGCTCGGAGTCCCGCTCCTCGAAGCGCACGGCCGCCGCGTCCGCCTCACGGACGCGGCACATCTCGTGCTGCGCCACGCCGAGGCCGTCTTCGCCCAGCTGGAGCGTGCGGACGCGGAGCTGTCCGGCTATCTGCAGGGCGAGGCAGGGGAGGTGCGGGTCGGCGCGTTCTCGACGGCCGTGCCCGCGCTGGTCGTTCCGGCGGTACGGGCGCTGCGCGCGTCGCATCCCGCGCTGGAGGTACGGGTCCGGGAGGCGGAGGCGGCGGAGTCGTACGCGCTGCTCTCGGCCGGTGACGTGGACCTGGCGATCTCCCTCGCGGCGCACGCCCCGACGGCCAGGGACGCCCGCTTCACCCGCGTCACCCTGCTCGCCGACCCCCTGGACGTGGCGCTTCCGGCGGCCCATCCACTGGCGGCGACCCCCGGTCTGCGCCTCGCCGATCTCGCCGACGAGCCCTGGATCTTCGGGGGCAGCGGCCCCTGGTCGGAGATCACCAGAACGGCCTGCGAGGCGGCGGGATTTGTGCCCGAGCAGGCGCATTCGGCGGCGGGGTGGACGGCGATCCTGGCCATGGTGGAGGCGGGGATGGGGGTCGCGCTCGTCCCGCGTATGGCGGCGGCGGAACGCCGGGCCGGAGTGGTCACCCGGGTCCTCAGCGCAGACCAGCCGCGCCGGCATGTGATCGCCGCGGTGCGGCGGGGGTCGGAGGAGGGAACGGCGGTGGCGCGGGTGCTGACCGCGCTCCAGAACGTTCAGTAG
- a CDS encoding DMT family transporter, whose protein sequence is MAVLTLSRPRTGSTAAGAGLALAALATVVWSGSFVASRALHDSVPPVQAAFWRWIVALLAVAPFAARAAWRQRALIRRHFGFVALASLLGVTVYNTLVNQAGLSTSAGNMGMIMAASPVLMAAIERVGGQRLGARRTTGMLIACAGVILLVGKGSLAPDFSTGDLWMLAAACCFASYSALLRRKPAELTGPAFLFTTFVLGALMLLPAYVVSLTTQGGFTVGTGTVGPLLYVGVFSSALAFFAWNKAIATIGAARAGVVYYLQPVCVALLSYPLLGETTGPLQLLCMALILGGVTLGARR, encoded by the coding sequence GTGGCTGTCCTGACCCTTTCCCGCCCCCGTACGGGAAGCACCGCCGCAGGCGCCGGCCTGGCACTCGCCGCCCTCGCCACGGTCGTCTGGTCCGGCAGCTTCGTCGCCTCGCGCGCACTCCACGACTCCGTGCCTCCCGTGCAGGCCGCCTTCTGGCGCTGGATCGTCGCCCTCCTGGCGGTCGCCCCCTTCGCGGCCCGGGCCGCCTGGCGCCAACGGGCCCTGATCCGCCGCCACTTCGGCTTCGTCGCCCTCGCCTCACTCCTCGGCGTGACCGTCTACAACACGCTGGTCAACCAGGCCGGACTCTCCACCTCCGCCGGCAACATGGGCATGATCATGGCCGCGTCACCGGTCCTGATGGCCGCCATCGAGCGCGTGGGCGGACAGCGCCTGGGTGCCCGTCGCACCACCGGGATGCTGATCGCCTGCGCCGGAGTGATCCTCCTGGTCGGCAAGGGATCCCTCGCCCCGGACTTCTCCACCGGCGACCTCTGGATGCTCGCCGCGGCCTGCTGCTTCGCCTCGTACAGCGCGCTCCTGCGCCGCAAGCCGGCCGAACTGACCGGCCCCGCCTTCCTGTTCACCACGTTCGTCCTCGGCGCGCTGATGCTGCTCCCCGCGTACGTCGTCAGCCTCACCACCCAGGGCGGCTTCACGGTCGGCACCGGGACGGTGGGCCCGCTCCTGTACGTCGGCGTCTTCTCCTCCGCCCTCGCCTTCTTCGCCTGGAACAAAGCGATCGCGACGATCGGCGCCGCCCGCGCCGGAGTCGTCTACTACCTCCAGCCGGTCTGCGTCGCGCTCCTGTCCTACCCCCTGCTGGGCGAGACCACGGGACCGCTGCAGCTGCTCTGCATGGCGCTGATCCTCGGCGGAGTCACCCTCGGCGCGCGCAGGTAG
- a CDS encoding EamA family transporter — MNRAATVALTALAPVSWGSTYAVTTQLLPPDRPLFTALVRALPAGLALLAVTRVLPRGAWWWKSAALGALNIGAFFPLLFLSAYRLPGGMAAVVGSVGPLFVAALAALLLSERPTVRTLLTGIAAALGVSLVVLKAAGAFDLVGVGAALASSAAMSAGTVLTKWWGRPEGVGALALTGWQLTAGGLLIAPVAFLAEGAPPALDGRNLAGYAYLALVNTAVAYWLWFRGIGKLTATSVTFLGPLSPLTAAVIGWAALGQTLTPLQLAGMAIAFGATLSGQLAPRASFSSTEKNQRKVSMDVMLSGLRR, encoded by the coding sequence ATGAACCGCGCAGCGACCGTCGCCCTCACCGCCCTCGCCCCCGTCTCCTGGGGCTCCACCTATGCCGTGACGACCCAACTCCTGCCGCCCGACCGCCCGTTGTTCACCGCTCTCGTACGGGCCCTGCCCGCCGGGCTCGCCCTCCTCGCCGTCACGCGAGTCCTTCCGCGCGGCGCCTGGTGGTGGAAGTCGGCGGCGCTCGGAGCCCTGAACATCGGCGCCTTCTTCCCGCTCCTCTTCCTCTCCGCCTACCGCCTCCCCGGCGGGATGGCCGCCGTCGTCGGTTCCGTGGGGCCGCTCTTCGTCGCCGCGCTCGCCGCCCTCCTCCTCTCCGAACGCCCCACCGTCCGCACCCTGTTGACCGGCATCGCGGCCGCGCTCGGGGTGAGCCTGGTGGTGCTGAAGGCGGCGGGCGCCTTCGACCTCGTCGGCGTCGGGGCCGCCCTCGCCTCGTCCGCCGCGATGTCCGCGGGCACCGTCCTCACCAAGTGGTGGGGCCGCCCCGAGGGCGTCGGAGCCCTCGCCCTCACCGGCTGGCAGCTCACCGCGGGCGGGCTGCTGATCGCCCCCGTCGCGTTCCTCGCCGAGGGTGCGCCGCCCGCGCTCGACGGGCGCAATCTCGCCGGGTACGCGTATCTGGCGCTGGTCAACACGGCGGTCGCGTACTGGCTCTGGTTCCGGGGGATCGGCAAGCTCACCGCCACCTCCGTCACCTTCCTCGGGCCGCTCTCCCCGCTGACGGCCGCCGTCATCGGGTGGGCCGCGCTCGGCCAGACGCTCACTCCGCTGCAGCTCGCCGGGATGGCGATCGCCTTCGGGGCGACGCTCTCGGGGCAGCTGGCGCCACGCGCATCGTTCAGTTCTACTGAAAAGAATCAGCGAAAAGTTTCGATGGACGTGATGCTTTCGGGGCTGCGACGGTAG
- a CDS encoding MFS transporter: MSRTTRTRIPGERRMLVAMAVDATGSGMYVPFSLVFFHHITGLSFAAVGLVLTVVGLVGLGALPLAGSAVDRFGAHRVQLVLYGIRGAGFLLYPFAHSLPAFAAVALMTAFGDRAFPAVQQSLIGEIARGADRDRLQASSRALRNGGLGAGALLASLIVALAGDTGFTAAAWLNAASFALAALLMNGVRVVRCVPAERPQAGYGLVLRDRPFLALTFANFLNALGYAALAILFPLYITTWLRGPAAMSGAAFTLNTILCAAGGVLVAARVRSRGARRTRSAALGSVLFAGSFVALVVLGTLRPGSAWLIGAALLAITVLYTLGELVHSPAAGALSVAAAPAELRGRYMAAYQLSWSLSAAVAPSLFTALLDVDGRLPWLLLAVTSLAAAALLLRLERVLPKSAVHALVPAAVAGSARPAQVTAAA, encoded by the coding sequence ATGTCTCGCACCACCCGCACCCGCATACCCGGCGAACGCCGGATGCTCGTCGCCATGGCCGTCGACGCGACCGGCTCCGGCATGTACGTCCCCTTCAGCCTGGTCTTCTTCCACCACATCACCGGCCTCTCCTTCGCCGCGGTCGGCCTGGTCCTCACCGTCGTCGGCCTCGTCGGACTCGGTGCACTGCCGCTCGCCGGCTCGGCGGTCGACCGCTTCGGCGCCCACCGCGTCCAGCTCGTCCTGTACGGGATCCGGGGCGCGGGCTTCCTCCTCTACCCCTTCGCCCACTCGCTCCCCGCCTTCGCCGCCGTCGCCCTGATGACCGCCTTCGGCGACCGCGCCTTCCCCGCCGTCCAGCAGTCGCTGATCGGCGAGATCGCCCGGGGCGCCGACCGCGACCGCCTCCAGGCCTCCTCCCGCGCCCTGCGCAACGGCGGCCTCGGCGCGGGCGCCCTGCTCGCCTCGCTGATCGTGGCCCTCGCCGGCGACACCGGCTTCACGGCGGCCGCCTGGCTGAATGCGGCGAGCTTCGCACTGGCGGCCCTGCTCATGAACGGCGTACGGGTGGTCCGGTGCGTCCCCGCCGAACGCCCCCAGGCGGGCTACGGCCTGGTCCTGCGCGACCGCCCCTTCCTCGCCCTGACCTTCGCCAACTTCCTGAACGCACTGGGCTACGCGGCCCTCGCCATCCTCTTCCCGCTCTACATCACCACCTGGCTGCGCGGCCCCGCCGCGATGTCCGGCGCCGCCTTCACCCTGAACACGATCCTGTGCGCGGCGGGCGGAGTGCTGGTGGCCGCCCGCGTACGGTCCCGGGGCGCGCGCCGCACCCGCTCCGCGGCGCTGGGCTCGGTCCTCTTCGCCGGCTCCTTCGTGGCCCTGGTGGTGCTCGGCACGCTCCGACCCGGCTCGGCGTGGCTGATCGGCGCGGCCCTGCTCGCCATCACGGTGCTCTACACGCTGGGCGAACTCGTCCACAGCCCTGCGGCCGGCGCCCTGTCCGTGGCCGCCGCTCCCGCCGAACTCCGGGGCCGCTACATGGCCGCGTACCAGCTCTCCTGGTCCCTGTCGGCGGCCGTCGCCCCCTCGCTCTTCACCGCGCTGCTCGACGTCGACGGCCGACTGCCCTGGCTGCTGCTGGCCGTGACCTCGCTCGCCGCGGCCGCGCTGCTCCTCCGCCTGGAGCGGGTCCTGCCGAAGTCCGCGGTCCACGCGCTGGTTCCGGCCGCCGTGGCCGGCTCTGCCCGCCCGGCGCAGGTCACGGCAGCCGCGTAA
- a CDS encoding MarR family winged helix-turn-helix transcriptional regulator, with product MSKDPQDAVDAITAQWAAVRPELETVPMAVYGRIYRIARTMGDRMEREYGRFGISRGEFDVLSTLRRSGEPYTLSPRQLSATLMLTTGGMTGRLDKLEKAGLLRREPDPHDRRGLRVVLGDKGLKVIDEAVAAGLEVQREVLGAGLDEAQAEQLSGLLKLLLAAEEKH from the coding sequence ATGAGCAAGGACCCCCAGGACGCCGTGGACGCGATCACCGCGCAGTGGGCCGCCGTGCGGCCCGAACTCGAGACCGTCCCGATGGCCGTCTACGGCCGCATCTACCGGATCGCGCGCACCATGGGCGACCGGATGGAGAGGGAGTACGGACGGTTCGGCATCTCCCGCGGCGAGTTCGACGTCCTGTCCACGCTGCGCCGGTCCGGGGAGCCGTACACGCTCTCGCCGCGCCAGCTCTCCGCGACGCTGATGCTCACCACCGGCGGGATGACGGGCCGGCTCGACAAGCTGGAGAAGGCCGGGCTGCTGCGCCGCGAACCCGATCCGCACGACCGGCGCGGACTGCGCGTGGTCCTCGGCGACAAGGGTCTGAAGGTGATCGACGAGGCGGTCGCGGCCGGCCTCGAAGTGCAGCGCGAGGTGCTCGGCGCGGGGCTGGACGAGGCGCAGGCCGAGCAGCTCTCGGGGCTGCTGAAGCTGCTGCTCGCAGCGGAGGAGAAACACTGA
- the malQ gene encoding 4-alpha-glucanotransferase: MALARLAALHGVATSYSPSDDLTVQVPDTTVVAVLAALGVDASTPAAVRGALAAGERDVSLRLLPPTVVAWGPRRPEALRALPAGTTLRITTEQGRTLTAADELPLGVHRLAARAADGRTAEATLVVAPERVPQPPARTHGFLVQLYSLLSTRSWGMGDLGDLAELAAWSGRVHATGFVQVNPLHAAVPGTPTDPSPYRPSSRRFPDPVHLRIESIPEYAHLTSDRAPLLQRAAALRTSVLDEDALIDRDAVWALKREALELIRDIPLGPGRRAAYADFLADRGRALDDHATWCALAEVHGPNWHTWPAGLRDPRSAQTARARSELADRIDFHSWLAWLTDTQLAAAQQTARDAGMAIGLVHDLAVGVHPDGADAWAQQDAFAAGMSVGAPPDAFNARGQDWGLPPWRPDALAASGYAPFRELLRGLLRHAGALRIDHVMGLFRLWWIPQGEAPTTGTYVRYDAEAMLAVLALEAHRADAAVIGEDLGTVEPGVRETLSERGVLGTSVLWFERDWTGTGRPLPPAQWRRGCVATATTHDLPSTAARLTGEHVALRHRLGLLTRPLADEQAEDKAEVADWLAYLSRLRLLPEGAGDEEGEIRAVYRFLLSTPALMIGIWLPDAVGDRRPQNLPGTWDQYPNWRLPVADAQGRPVTLEDLTASPRLHSLLSEFAPRTAPPGARPS, from the coding sequence ATGGCCCTGGCCCGCCTTGCCGCGCTGCACGGTGTCGCCACCTCCTACTCCCCGTCCGACGACCTCACCGTCCAGGTCCCCGACACCACGGTCGTCGCCGTGCTCGCAGCGCTGGGCGTCGACGCCTCGACCCCGGCGGCGGTCCGCGGTGCGCTGGCCGCGGGCGAACGGGACGTGTCGTTACGCCTGTTACCGCCCACCGTGGTGGCGTGGGGCCCCCGGCGGCCCGAGGCGCTGCGCGCGCTGCCCGCGGGGACGACGCTGCGCATCACCACGGAACAGGGCCGGACGCTCACCGCCGCCGATGAACTCCCGCTCGGTGTCCACCGGTTGGCGGCCCGCGCCGCCGACGGGCGCACCGCCGAGGCCACGCTCGTCGTCGCCCCCGAGCGCGTACCGCAGCCGCCCGCCCGCACGCACGGCTTCCTGGTCCAGCTGTACTCGCTGCTCTCCACCCGCTCCTGGGGCATGGGCGACCTGGGCGACCTCGCCGAACTCGCCGCCTGGTCCGGGCGGGTGCACGCCACCGGATTCGTACAGGTCAATCCGCTGCACGCCGCTGTGCCCGGCACGCCCACCGACCCGTCGCCCTACCGCCCCTCCTCGCGCCGCTTCCCCGATCCCGTCCATCTGCGCATCGAGTCGATCCCCGAGTACGCGCACCTGACCTCGGACCGCGCCCCGCTGCTCCAACGGGCCGCCGCCCTGCGCACATCCGTACTGGACGAGGACGCGCTCATCGACCGCGACGCGGTCTGGGCCCTCAAGCGCGAGGCCCTGGAGCTGATCCGCGACATCCCCCTCGGCCCCGGCCGCCGCGCCGCCTACGCCGACTTCCTCGCCGACCGCGGCCGGGCCCTCGACGACCACGCCACCTGGTGCGCACTGGCCGAGGTCCACGGGCCGAACTGGCACACCTGGCCCGCCGGCCTGCGCGACCCGCGCTCCGCGCAGACCGCCCGCGCCCGCAGTGAGCTCGCCGACCGCATCGACTTCCACTCTTGGCTCGCCTGGCTCACCGACACCCAGCTCGCCGCCGCCCAGCAGACCGCCCGCGACGCGGGGATGGCGATCGGCCTCGTCCACGACCTGGCCGTCGGCGTCCACCCGGACGGCGCCGACGCCTGGGCCCAGCAGGACGCCTTCGCCGCCGGGATGTCGGTCGGCGCCCCGCCCGACGCCTTCAACGCCCGGGGCCAGGACTGGGGCCTGCCGCCCTGGCGCCCCGACGCCCTCGCCGCCTCCGGCTACGCCCCGTTCCGCGAGCTGCTGCGCGGACTCCTGCGCCATGCGGGCGCCCTGCGCATCGACCACGTCATGGGCCTGTTCCGCCTCTGGTGGATCCCGCAGGGCGAGGCCCCGACCACCGGCACCTACGTCCGCTACGACGCCGAGGCGATGCTCGCCGTCCTCGCCCTGGAGGCCCACCGCGCGGACGCCGCCGTCATCGGCGAGGACCTGGGCACGGTCGAGCCCGGCGTACGCGAAACGCTGTCCGAACGCGGCGTCCTCGGCACCTCGGTCCTCTGGTTCGAGCGCGACTGGACCGGTACGGGCCGGCCGCTGCCCCCGGCGCAGTGGCGTAGGGGCTGCGTCGCCACCGCCACCACCCACGACCTGCCCTCCACCGCCGCCCGCCTCACCGGCGAACACGTCGCGCTCCGCCACCGCCTGGGCCTCCTCACCCGCCCGCTCGCCGACGAACAGGCCGAGGACAAGGCGGAGGTCGCCGACTGGCTGGCGTATCTCTCCCGGCTGCGACTGCTCCCGGAGGGCGCGGGCGACGAGGAGGGCGAGATCCGCGCGGTCTACCGCTTCCTGCTGAGCACCCCGGCCCTGATGATCGGCATCTGGCTGCCGGACGCGGTGGGCGACAGGCGCCCGCAGAACCTCCCCGGGACCTGGGACCAGTACCCCAACTGGCGTCTGCCCGTCGCCGATGCGCAGGGCCGCCCCGTCACCCTCGAGGACCTGACCGCATCACCCCGGCTGCACAGCCTCCTGAGCGAGTTCGCACCCCGTACGGCACCCCCGGGCGCGCGCCCGTCCTAG